A section of the Candidatus Rokuibacteriota bacterium genome encodes:
- a CDS encoding dihydrodipicolinate synthase family protein encodes MYEHIYGIVPPVTTPFRPDNTIDEQALRADTRYMVETAKVHGLAVTGSTGEGHTLTTDEVRRITAIVAEEVRGRVPLITGIITDSTESAIERGRAVKDLGVAALQVTPPHYLFRPDDDAMLKNFDAIAGKTGLPVLIYNVVPWAYLSPQLLARILTSVDGVVGVKQSAGDMKMLADLLLLVGNRARIMSAVDALLYPSFVLGAHGAIAAILTAVPTLCVQLWNAAKAGNYLEALRLHEKLLPIWNAIFHDNLPANVKHCMELLGRPAGVPRPPMPATSERQAGPIKQALKNAGLL; translated from the coding sequence ATGTACGAGCACATCTACGGGATCGTCCCGCCGGTGACCACACCCTTCCGGCCGGACAACACCATTGACGAACAAGCCCTGCGCGCCGACACGCGATACATGGTGGAGACGGCAAAGGTCCATGGTCTGGCCGTGACCGGCAGCACGGGAGAGGGGCACACCCTGACCACGGACGAGGTCCGGCGGATCACCGCCATCGTGGCCGAAGAAGTACGGGGGCGGGTCCCGCTCATCACCGGCATCATCACCGACAGCACCGAATCCGCTATCGAGCGGGGGCGTGCGGTCAAGGACTTGGGCGTCGCCGCCTTGCAGGTCACACCGCCCCACTACCTGTTCCGGCCGGACGATGACGCGATGCTCAAGAACTTCGACGCCATCGCCGGCAAGACCGGGCTCCCCGTCCTCATCTACAACGTGGTCCCGTGGGCCTACCTCTCACCCCAGCTTCTCGCCCGGATCCTCACGTCGGTGGACGGCGTCGTCGGGGTCAAGCAGAGCGCCGGGGACATGAAGATGCTGGCAGACCTGCTGCTGCTGGTAGGCAACCGGGCGCGGATCATGTCCGCCGTGGACGCCCTGCTGTATCCCTCCTTCGTCCTGGGGGCCCACGGGGCGATTGCCGCTATCCTCACGGCCGTCCCGACGCTGTGCGTCCAGCTCTGGAACGCCGCCAAGGCCGGAAATTACCTGGAGGCGCTCCGGCTCCACGAGAAGCTGCTCCCGATCTGGAACGCCATCTTCCACGACAACTTGCCGGCGAACGTGAAGCATTGCATGGAGCTGCTGGGGCGGCCTGCCGGCGTCCCCCGGCCGCCGATGCCGGCAACCTCCGAGCGCCAGGCGGGCCCGATCAAGCAGGCATTGAAGAACGCCGGCCTGCTGTAG
- a CDS encoding tripartite tricarboxylate transporter permease — protein MVDLGLLLQGFGTVLSGYNLVALILGSFFGIIIGAIPGLTATMGIAILVPFTFGMTPITGIVMLLGIYTGAIYGGGIASILIKTPGTPAAAATVFDGYPMAQKGLAGKAIGIATISSGVGGTFTAICLAFFAPILASFALRFSAPEYFALAVFGLSVTITLSGRSPVKGVISGLLGLLLAMVGLDPMGGFQRFTFGFAELTGGLSFVPMLIGLFALSEGFRQVEIILTAPRVSAVLKNILPTLKDLKECIPAYVRACPIGLIVGITPAIGADTSAFLSYAETKRASKHPERFGTGEPAGVAAAQCGENASTGGDVLPMITLGIPGDAATAVLMGALTIHNLQPGPMLFQSHPEVVHQIFAGMIAANVTFVILGLIFARFFAQVINLDRKFLTPLIFMTCMVGSYAINNVFYDVATCVIFGFLGYLMLRYEYPVAPMVLAQILGAMMESNYRRAMTMSRGDPTIFLTRPITVVILVLAAFTTFVAVRRQRQALKLEAAQLAKLEE, from the coding sequence ATGGTAGATCTGGGTCTGCTGCTGCAGGGCTTTGGGACGGTCCTCTCCGGCTACAATCTGGTGGCCTTAATTCTGGGCTCGTTCTTCGGCATCATCATCGGGGCCATCCCGGGGTTGACCGCCACGATGGGGATCGCCATCCTCGTGCCCTTCACGTTCGGCATGACGCCCATCACGGGCATCGTCATGCTGCTGGGGATCTACACGGGGGCCATCTACGGGGGCGGGATCGCCTCGATCCTGATCAAGACGCCGGGCACGCCGGCAGCGGCCGCCACCGTGTTCGACGGCTACCCGATGGCGCAGAAGGGGCTGGCCGGGAAGGCCATCGGTATCGCGACGATCTCTTCGGGGGTGGGCGGAACGTTCACCGCCATCTGCCTCGCCTTCTTCGCCCCGATCCTGGCCAGCTTCGCGCTCCGCTTCTCGGCACCCGAGTACTTCGCACTGGCGGTCTTCGGGCTGTCGGTGACCATTACCCTGTCGGGCCGCTCACCGGTCAAGGGGGTCATCTCGGGCTTGCTGGGTCTGCTCCTGGCGATGGTCGGCCTGGACCCGATGGGGGGATTCCAGCGCTTCACCTTCGGGTTCGCCGAGCTGACCGGAGGCCTCTCCTTTGTCCCCATGCTCATCGGCCTGTTCGCCCTGTCCGAGGGCTTCCGCCAAGTGGAGATCATTCTCACCGCCCCACGAGTCAGCGCGGTCCTCAAAAACATCCTTCCGACGCTGAAGGATCTCAAGGAATGCATCCCCGCGTACGTGCGCGCCTGCCCCATCGGGCTGATCGTGGGCATCACGCCGGCGATCGGCGCCGATACGTCCGCCTTCCTGAGCTACGCCGAGACCAAGCGGGCCTCGAAGCACCCGGAGCGCTTCGGGACCGGGGAGCCCGCCGGGGTGGCGGCCGCGCAATGCGGCGAGAACGCCAGCACGGGCGGGGACGTTCTGCCCATGATCACCCTGGGCATTCCCGGAGACGCGGCAACGGCGGTGCTCATGGGCGCGCTCACCATCCATAACCTCCAGCCCGGCCCCATGCTCTTCCAGAGTCACCCGGAGGTCGTGCACCAGATCTTCGCCGGGATGATCGCGGCAAATGTCACCTTCGTGATCCTCGGTCTCATCTTTGCCCGGTTCTTCGCCCAGGTGATCAATCTCGACCGGAAGTTCCTGACTCCCCTGATCTTCATGACTTGCATGGTGGGCTCCTACGCCATCAACAACGTCTTCTACGACGTGGCGACCTGCGTCATCTTCGGCTTCCTCGGGTACCTCATGCTTCGCTACGAGTACCCGGTGGCCCCCATGGTGCTGGCCCAGATCCTGGGCGCGATGATGGAGTCGAACTATCGCCGGGCCATGACCATGTCCCGGGGGGATCCCACGATCTTCCTGACGCGCCCGATCACCGTGGTGATCCTGGTCCTGGCGGCCTTCACGACCTTCGTGGCGGTGCGTCGCCAGCGCCAAGCCCTCAAGCTGGAGGCGGCGCAACTGGCGAAGCTGGAGGAGTAG
- a CDS encoding tripartite tricarboxylate transporter TctB family protein — MKKIDILSALVIFPISAYVFYESGQWPILPDMGSPAWIPRGVAVCLLGAASLLLIRALRGQSLTLPGRVEGADRNRVLWVAVLTGLYVIFMERIGFITATAPYLFGFVLVLGERRWVRLLLFALVVPVMTYLLFDRTLNVPLPRGLFR, encoded by the coding sequence ATGAAGAAGATTGATATCCTCTCGGCGCTGGTGATCTTCCCGATCAGCGCGTACGTCTTCTATGAATCCGGGCAGTGGCCCATCCTGCCGGACATGGGGAGTCCGGCCTGGATTCCCCGCGGGGTCGCCGTCTGCCTGCTGGGGGCGGCATCTCTGTTGCTCATTCGAGCGCTCCGGGGGCAGTCGCTGACACTGCCTGGCCGGGTGGAAGGGGCGGATCGCAACCGGGTGCTCTGGGTGGCCGTCTTGACCGGCCTGTACGTGATCTTCATGGAGCGCATCGGCTTCATCACGGCCACTGCCCCATACCTGTTCGGCTTCGTTCTGGTGCTGGGCGAGCGGCGGTGGGTGCGGCTGCTCCTCTTCGCTCTGGTGGTCCCGGTGATGACGTATCTGCTCTTCGATCGAACCCTCAACGTGCCGCTCCCGCGCGGTTTGTTCCGCTAG
- a CDS encoding tripartite tricarboxylate transporter substrate binding protein, with the protein MMRKVGLVLAAVLAVALLVPAPAKAAFPERDITLVVPWSAGGGTDTLARTLVKNGKKYFGVNINVVNRVGGTGVVGMDSVVKAKPDGYTVGVITFNLSTYRLLGQSELSYRDFDLIALLNRSPAGLSVKADSQFRSMKELVEYAKANPGVVTIGHSGPAGAWHLAGAAIAQKFGLKFTFVPFDGAAPTRTALVGGHISMCASGMDEVLQFYQTKQVRILAAVTPTRNPFFPDVPTLAEAGYPLEGYIYDWRGLGTTKGTPPEVLKVLRDGFQKAAEDPEYIALMDKVTLPRTYLAHEKFQEFLIGMEKSLEPTLEALGLLKKK; encoded by the coding sequence ATGATGCGAAAGGTTGGGTTGGTGCTGGCGGCCGTGCTCGCCGTGGCGCTGCTCGTGCCCGCGCCGGCGAAGGCGGCCTTCCCCGAGCGCGACATCACCCTGGTGGTGCCGTGGTCAGCGGGTGGTGGCACCGACACCCTGGCGCGCACGCTGGTGAAGAACGGCAAGAAGTACTTCGGGGTCAACATCAACGTCGTCAACCGCGTCGGCGGCACCGGCGTGGTGGGGATGGACTCGGTGGTCAAGGCCAAGCCGGACGGATACACGGTGGGGGTCATCACCTTCAACCTCAGCACCTACCGGCTGCTCGGCCAGTCCGAGCTGTCCTACCGGGACTTCGACCTCATCGCGCTGCTCAACCGGAGCCCGGCAGGTCTTTCGGTCAAGGCGGACTCTCAGTTCCGCAGCATGAAGGAACTCGTCGAGTACGCCAAGGCGAACCCCGGCGTGGTCACGATAGGGCATTCCGGGCCGGCCGGCGCCTGGCATCTCGCTGGCGCGGCCATCGCCCAGAAGTTCGGCCTGAAGTTCACCTTCGTCCCCTTTGACGGCGCAGCCCCGACCCGGACCGCCTTGGTGGGCGGCCACATCAGCATGTGCGCCAGCGGCATGGACGAGGTACTGCAGTTCTACCAGACGAAGCAGGTGAGGATCCTGGCGGCCGTCACGCCCACCCGCAACCCGTTCTTCCCGGACGTCCCGACCCTGGCCGAGGCCGGCTACCCCCTCGAAGGCTACATCTACGACTGGCGCGGCCTGGGCACGACGAAGGGCACGCCGCCCGAGGTCCTGAAGGTCCTGCGCGACGGGTTCCAGAAGGCGGCGGAGGACCCGGAGTACATCGCGCTGATGGACAAGGTGACCCTGCCGCGGACCTACCTGGCTCACGAGAAGTTCCAGGAATTCCTCATCGGAATGGAGAAGAGCCTGGAGCCGACCCTGGAAGCGCTGGGCCTGCTGAAGAAGAAGTAG
- a CDS encoding tyrosine-type recombinase/integrase has product MPKLTQQFVDRVTTPATGQRFFRDARAQGLALRVTSGGAKAWVWEGRVKGRVRRITLGPHPALSLSVARDEALAMAAAVARGEDPAAARARERGELTFGGLAELYFERHARPRKRSARQDERMLRDVLGRPGKEPALIPARWRHRRLSDLTRQDIAELHARVGRDSGHYAANRGLALLRTMFNLARTWGLVSGDNPATGIRAFHEEKRDRFLNPDELSRALVAIDQEPDWRWRAYFRLALLLGPRRQELLRARWPELDFPARSWRLPTTKAGRPHLLPLPTPAVEILESLPSRGQSEWVFPSPTARSGHLEEPKKAWQRIRERANTKDVRIHDLRRTLGSWLAASGYGLPMIGRVLNHSQPSATAVYARLDLEPVRRALEANAQAMLEVERSPAAELAKNTPGAADDEGRPLDRRQPKGKGREQRARAHPLARVPAGRRPHRRGEPSG; this is encoded by the coding sequence ATGCCTAAACTTACTCAGCAGTTCGTTGACCGCGTCACGACCCCAGCCACGGGGCAGCGTTTCTTCCGAGACGCCCGTGCCCAGGGGCTTGCCCTGCGCGTGACGAGCGGGGGCGCCAAGGCCTGGGTGTGGGAGGGCCGCGTGAAAGGGAGGGTCCGGCGCATCACGCTCGGGCCGCACCCGGCGCTCTCCCTGTCTGTCGCGAGGGACGAAGCCCTCGCTATGGCGGCCGCGGTCGCTCGGGGTGAGGACCCTGCGGCGGCGCGAGCTCGCGAGCGCGGCGAGCTGACGTTCGGCGGTCTGGCCGAACTCTACTTCGAACGCCACGCGCGCCCGCGCAAGCGGTCGGCCAGGCAGGACGAGCGGATGTTGAGGGACGTGCTGGGTCGCCCTGGAAAGGAGCCCGCGCTGATCCCGGCGAGATGGCGGCATCGCCGGCTCTCCGACCTGACGCGCCAGGACATCGCAGAGCTGCACGCCAGGGTCGGGCGCGATAGCGGCCACTACGCCGCCAACCGAGGGCTGGCCCTGCTCCGCACGATGTTCAACCTCGCGCGCACCTGGGGACTCGTCTCCGGCGACAACCCCGCCACGGGCATCCGGGCGTTCCACGAAGAAAAGCGCGATCGCTTCTTGAATCCCGACGAGCTCAGCCGAGCCCTGGTCGCCATCGATCAAGAGCCGGACTGGCGGTGGCGCGCGTATTTCCGCCTGGCCCTGCTGCTGGGGCCTCGGAGGCAGGAGCTCCTTCGCGCACGGTGGCCGGAGCTGGACTTCCCGGCGCGGTCCTGGCGACTACCGACGACCAAGGCGGGACGTCCACACCTCCTGCCTCTGCCGACCCCAGCCGTCGAGATCCTCGAGTCGCTGCCGAGCCGCGGCCAGTCCGAGTGGGTGTTCCCCTCTCCGACGGCACGCTCCGGCCATCTCGAAGAGCCCAAGAAGGCCTGGCAGCGCATCCGGGAGCGCGCGAACACGAAGGACGTCCGCATTCACGATCTGCGCCGGACCCTCGGCAGCTGGCTGGCCGCGAGCGGGTACGGGTTGCCGATGATCGGCCGGGTGCTCAACCACTCCCAGCCGTCCGCCACCGCCGTCTACGCCCGGCTCGACCTGGAGCCCGTGCGCCGGGCGCTCGAGGCGAACGCCCAGGCCATGCTGGAGGTGGAGCGAAGCCCGGCGGCTGAACTCGCCAAGAACACGCCGGGAGCGGCCGACGACGAGGGGAGACCACTCGATCGGCGCCAACCCAAGGGGAAAGGCCGTGAGCAACGGGCGCGAGCGCACCCACTCGCCCGCGTGCCGGCTGGCCGCAGGCCGCACCGGCGGGGTGAACCTTCCGGGTAG